The nucleotide window TTCCAAATGTGTTACTATTATTACTAGTAATATTGTTAGTGCTATTATATGACATTCTATTATTgaacatattttttgatgctgaattatttgaattattaaatatattggtATCTCTAGTATTATTTGAAAACATACTTGTGTTATTGTTACTAAATATGCTACTACTTGTTCCCTTTTGTGCATTATTTCCTCCAAACAATCCCCCATAATTATTGTTTCCAGAAAATGTACTATTATTGCCACTAGTATTTCCACCCATGAAACTACCACTACCAAAGTTGGTATTTCCACCTAAACCATATGAtgacatattattattacttccCATATTTATACCTCTATTAAATGAACTTGTATTTACCATACTTTTATTACTAGATGCTCCATAATTATTCACGTTAGAAAataaactattattattgttattatttgtattaattCTTGACATACCACTAGAGTTTGTAAATAGAGAATTtgacatattattattatttccaatTTTGTTTGTATCAGAAGATAATGAAAACAACCCAGTATTTAACCCTGAGGAATTTGCATTGTTATTCATATTACTTCCAAACATGTTATTGTTTGAAAACATGGTagttttgttattatttagcCCCGAAAAGATACTActtgtattattattcattCCCATGTTTGAGCCTAatgtgttattattatttgatgTGCTCGAATTGCCAAATAAACTACTTGATGTTGTATTTAATGTGGTTCTATTAAATTGCgaatttgtattattattcataGAAGAATTGAAAATGCTCGAAGAACCAAGTGTGCTTTTATTAAATAGtccactattattattgccaATTGCACTgttatttattaacaaacTATTTTGTTGATTACCCATTGTAGATGTGCTGGacatatttaaaatgttattacttctattatttgtattaagCATATTATTTCCAAGGTTGGTAGTGCCCCCAAATAAGCTGGTCGAACCACCTACAGACATATTAGGTGTATTATTCATTCCTGAACCCATAAAACTGCTAGTAGTAGATGTATTACCAAAAATACTAGATGTAGGACTTTTGGGCAAATTAGTATTAAACATACTTGGGGAAGAATTTGCTCcagataataaattattgtttGTAGTTCCAAAAGGAGTCGAACCAgttaacatattattattagcgGTAGTAGAATAATTTGATGAGCCAAATATTCCACCAGCTGAGTTATTTTCCGATGGGTTTCTATTATTTAGGTTAAGCATATTATTACCAAGGGAATTATTACCTCCAAATAAGCTAGTCGATCCACCTACAGACATATTAGACGTATTATTCATTCCTGAACCCATAAAACTGCTAGTAGTAGAtgtattacaaaaaatactaGATGTAGAGCTTTTTGGCAAATTAGTATTAAACATACTTTGGGAAGAATTAGCTCCAGATAATAAACTATTATTTGTAGTTCCAAAAGGAGTGCTATTATTCCTCATAGTTGTGCTTgtagaattattaaaagtAGAACCAAATAAATTACTTCCTGAATTATTtgcaaataaattattatttgaagCAAATGTGTTGCCACTATTAAGACCCGAAAGATTAGTGCCAACTCctgtaatattattaaacatggtatttgtattatttgaCATTTGATTATTTAAAAGTGAAAATGTGTTGTTAAGCTTGTTCATATTGTCAAAAGATGACGAAAATCCTAATGATGGATTAATATTATTGCAAATTCCTGGAGATGAAGCTAATGCAGCAGCTGCTGTTGCGGCATTAGACATTCCTATTATTGAATCTGGAATATGATTTATTAAATCAAacgcatttttttttgaatccATAAGTGTATAACTAGTATAGTCATCATTATTGTCATTAATATCATTGGGATTTTGCTGGAAACAAAATTCAGATGCATTTCTCAAAGCAAGTAAATATGGATTTAGTTCATTCCATTTTTGCATATATTGGTTTATTAAAgatgtattattataatctgTTTTTCCAATTCTATCATAAGCAGAAGAAAAATCATAAGTTAAATCGGTACTAGGAAATTGCTGCTCTTCTTTGTGTAATTTCAAAACTTTATcgacaaataaaaatgaattaaatcCAGGTATTGAACAATATtgcataaattttttttgattttcttCTGATAATGGATATAAAACAAAGTTgataaaatgatataaaaatttttcaCCCAaacaaaaatgtataaaaaatggGTGTGTGATTGGTCTGTTTCTTGTAAAATGGAtacaattaaaatatttagatacatttttttttgtatcattaaatgttttaataatataactttttttaataacttCATTAGTATAATCTTTTACATAATTTTCaggtatttttattatttttatatttttttttgaaaaatttgtatacatatcaaataataataatacattacattgtaaattatattttatttggttAATTAATAAAGTTTGTTTATTTAGTGTATTAGTTATTTGATCTTTAAATGAGGTAGTATCAAATGCTTTATATAACATTGTTCttctaataatattttgtaattgctcttttttttcatatatcaTTTCTTTTAGTTCATCCTTTAATAAGTTCATAAGAAAAGAATATTCATCATCAgtatttgttaatatattgAACGTATTATCTAACTGTTGAAAACGCAAAATTTCTATACTTTTTTCTTCGTTAAATAATTGAGAATAATCTGTCATTGCATTATCTACATATTTCAATAGTCTATTTACATTTTctgttatattaaaattatttaaattgtttgtattaattttatgtattttttttagtttaaATGACATATTATCTAATTTTAATACTccttttatatatgttttattttttttttcaaagtTTGATATCATAGACTCATGTTGAATAGtttcaaattttatattctcaaattcttttttatcatctattaaatctttatttaaaatatttaaatcatttttaatattctcaatcctttttaatatatgtttcaTATCTTCTGTGTCTGTTTGTgcttttttatttagtagCTCAAATGAATCTTTCCATTCAGGAATCACTTTATAAATTTCGCTAAAACTAGGAGAATCtttaatataacataattttttattatcatatatattatttaaatgtgGTACAATTcttacaatattttttgtgcAGTTGTTTCTTTCAACATAATTACACAATCCACTATATAACtttaatacattttcattaatttcAATCATATcatgatttaaataatatacagAATTTGCCATATTTGcttttatatattgttcttcgttatttttattattctccatttttaaacaattatttattgcatcattattttttgtagTTCCAATTACACCATTTAAATTGTCCCCACTTTTATcacttgttttttttatccatagcccatcatcattattattagttCCAGTTTTTAATCCATTCTTAACGtctgaaaaatatttatctctTTTTTccttaatatatttatttctatcATCTAAGATATCATCGACCTTGTCATATAAACTATTGTTCGTATTGCAATCATCATAAATTTCACTATCATCAGTTTTATATgcatctttattattatcttcaataacaatttttgatattttatccatggtaaataatatatcttcattttcatctatattttttatttttggatGACACATATTAATTGTAGATATTACTAGTTTCTTAAATTCGTAATCTGTTTgtacattatatttattatttagtttttttttttcttttatcattttttcgTCTTCACCTTCTTCTACCtggttattattatatgatctAAATGCATTTccatcgtttttttttttttttatagattCTAATTGATCCGAaaattttattctttttattaaatttgtagATGTTGTATATTTAGTAGCGTTAAAATTTGTGTCATCTTCATTTTCAATATTCTTAGTATGACcactattattttgattctCATTAAGgatatttctttttaattttatattatcactCATGTAATAATCATCGTTTGGGGTTCCCATAAATATTTCATCATAATTTTCTGGCCCACTTATAACAGAATAAAGATCATCATCACTATTTTCACTTTTACTGTTTTGATTTTCCTGATCTGATTTATCCG belongs to Plasmodium yoelii strain 17X genome assembly, chromosome: 11 and includes:
- a CDS encoding nucleoporin NUP205, putative; translated protein: MDVEDNSMNFYSMSNYEDTSNNKNTKLNDKEEDVISNKDPLNSTNGITDLSCALEKSCESFVTVSDAYSSSSSLYKSNFYDDYEDNDAYNINNEVNTLKHSFSRNSSSDISNDSFSDDQYETPYINKKYNNTNVKNSFNKKSYITYKDENNSNNNKIREGKSLNIENNLKNKVSMLKKKTQDISSLDKKENKTNESDDVDSERGSNDDLVNSTHMENAKNDNKKTNVSENGSNMGDWKQNNEHSDKSDQENQNSKSENSDDDLYSVISGPENYDEIFMGTPNDDYYMSDNIKLKRNILNENQNNSGHTKNIENEDDTNFNATKYTTSTNLIKRIKFSDQLESIKKKKNDGNAFRSYNNNQVEEGEDEKMIKEKKKLNNKYNVQTDYEFKKLVISTINMCHPKIKNIDENEDILFTMDKISKIVIEDNNKDAYKTDDSEIYDDCNTNNSLYDKVDDILDDRNKYIKEKRDKYFSDVKNGLKTGTNNNDDGLWIKKTSDKSGDNLNGVIGTTKNNDAINNCLKMENNKNNEEQYIKANMANSVYYLNHDMIEINENVLKLYSGLCNYVERNNCTKNIVRIVPHLNNIYDNKKLCYIKDSPSFSEIYKVIPEWKDSFELLNKKAQTDTEDMKHILKRIENIKNDLNILNKDLIDDKKEFENIKFETIQHESMISNFEKKNKTYIKGVLKLDNMSFKLKKIHKINTNNLNNFNITENVNRLLKYVDNAMTDYSQLFNEEKSIEILRFQQLDNTFNILTNTDDEYSFLMNLLKDELKEMIYEKKEQLQNIIRRTMLYKAFDTTSFKDQITNTLNKQTLLINQIKYNLQCNVLLLFDMYTNFSKKNIKIIKIPENYVKDYTNEVIKKSYIIKTFNDTKKNVSKYFNCIHFTRNRPITHPFFIHFCLGEKFLYHFINFVLYPLSEENQKKFMQYCSIPGFNSFLFVDKVLKLHKEEQQFPSTDLTYDFSSAYDRIGKTDYNNTSLINQYMQKWNELNPYLLALRNASEFCFQQNPNDINDNNDDYTSYTLMDSKKNAFDLINHIPDSIIGMSNAATAAAALASSPGICNNINPSLGFSSSFDNMNKLNNTFSLLNNQMSNNTNTMFNNITGVGTNLSGLNSGNTFASNNNLFANNSGSNLFGSTFNNSTSTTMRNNSTPFGTTNNSLLSGANSSQSMFNTNLPKSSTSSIFCNTSTTSSFMGSGMNNTSNMSVGGSTSLFGGNNSLGNNMLNLNNRNPSENNSAGGIFGSSNYSTTANNNMLTGSTPFGTTNNNLLSGANSSPSMFNTNLPKSPTSSIFGNTSTTSSFMGSGMNNTPNMSVGGSTSLFGGTTNLGNNMLNTNNRSNNILNMSSTSTMGNQQNSLLINNSAIGNNNSGLFNKSTLGSSSIFNSSMNNNTNSQFNRTTLNTTSSSLFGNSSTSNNNNTLGSNMGMNNNTSSIFSGLNNNKTTMFSNNNMFGSNMNNNANSSGLNTGLFSLSSDTNKIGNNNNMSNSLFTNSSGMSRINTNNNNNNSLFSNVNNYGASSNKSMVNTSSFNRGINMGSNNNMSSYGLGGNTNFGSGSFMGGNTSGNNSTFSGNNNYGGLFGGNNAQKGTSSSIFSNNNTSMFSNNTRDTNIFNNSNNSASKNMFNNRMSYNSTNNITSNNSNTFGNKTGFSGSNNLNQFSTTSNNIGNTSSNNSMFLSNNNMMRNNSSFPLSNNNYMSSSNLSNNNSLFQKNTFSSTQTNRDSLSGFNTLNNNSSSNNFGNKFQQNVGNTFGNTFGNTTNNSMFSNNNSSSFGANTNTGLGANNNSMFQQSNSNFQYNFKPANNSSLFSR